Below is a genomic region from Citrobacter telavivensis.
CCTTTCAGAACTGCGCTCTCTGCAGGACTGGTTCCTGAAATTTGAGCTGAAAACCATCCCGAACGTGGCTGAGGTCGCTTCGGTTGGCGGCGTGGTGAAACAGTACCAGATTCAGGTCAATCCGGTAAAACTGTCCCAGTACGGTATCAGCCTGCCCGAAGTGAAACAGGCACTTGAATCGTCTAACCAGGAGGCCGGTGGCTCATCCGTTGAAATGGCCGAAGCGGAGTATATGGTCCGTGCCAGCGGTTATCTTCAGAGCATTGATGATTTTAATAACATCGTCCTGAAAACAGGTGAGAACGGCGTGCCGGTTTATCTGCGGGATGTTGCCCGCGTGCAGACCGGGCCCGAAATGAGGCGTGGTATTGCCGAGCTGAACGGCCAGGGAGAAGTCGCTGGCGGCGTGGTGATCCTGCGGTCGGGTAAAAATGCGCGCGACGTTATCACGGCAGTGAGGGATAAACTGGAGACGCTGAAGGCCAGCCTGCCGGAAGGCGTTGAAATCGTGACCACCTACGATCGCAGCCAGTTAATCGACCGGGCGATTGATAACCTCAGTTCCAAACTTCTGGAAGAGTTTATCGTGGTGGCCATCGTCTGTGCTCTGTTCCTGTGGCACGTACGTTCTGCCCTGGTGGCGATTATCTCTCTGCCGCTTGGCCTGTGTATCGCCTTTATCGTCATGCACTTCCAGGGACTGAACGCCAATATCATGTCGCTGGGAGGGATAGCGATTGCCGTCGGTGCGATGGTGGATGCCGCCATTGTGATGATTGAAAATGCGCACAAACGGCTTGAGGAGTGGGATCATCAGCATCCGGGTGAGCAGATTGACAACGCCACCCGCTGGAAGGTGATTACCGACGCCTCCGTGGAAGTGGGACCCGCGTTGTTCATTAGCCTGCTGATCATCACCCTGTCCTTTATTCCTATCTTTACCCTGGAAGGGCAGGAAGGTCGTCTGTTTGGCCCGCTGGCATTCACGAAAACGTACTCCATGGCGGGAGCGGCCGCACTGGCCATCATCGTCATTCCTATTCTGATGGGATTCTGGATCCGGGGGAAAATTCCTGCCGAGACAAGTAACCCCCTGAACCGGGTGCTGATCAAAGCGTATCATCCTTTGCTGCTGCGGGTCCTCCACTGGCCAAAAACAACCCTGCTGGTTGCGGCCTTGTCCATTTTCACGGTTATCTGGCCACTGAGTCAGGTGGGCGGTGAATTTCTGCCGAAGATTAACGAGGGCGATCTGCTGTATATGCCGTCGACCTTGCCTGGCGTCTCTCCGGCAGAAGCTGCAGCGCTCCTGCAGACAACAGACAAGTTAATCAAAAGCGTTCCTGAAGTGGCTTCTGTATTTGGCAAGACCGGTAAAGCAGAGACCGCAACGGATTCCGCGCCGCTCGAAATGGTGGAAACCACGATCCAGCTCAAACCTGAGGATCAGTGGCGTCCCGGCATGACAATTGACAAGATTATTGATGAACTCGACAGGACAGTCCGTTTACCGGGTCTGGCAAACCTCTGGGTGCCGCCTATCCGTAACCGTATTGATATGCTCTCAACCGGGATCAAAAGCCCGATAGGTATCAAAGTGTCCGGGACTGTTCTGTCCGATATCGACGCGACGGCGCAGAGTATCGAGGCGGTAGCCAAAACCGTGCCTGGCGTGGTGTCTGTCCTGGCTGAGCGACTTGAGGGCGGGCGCTACATCGATATCGATATCAACCGGGAGAAAGCCTCCCGCTACGGGATGACGGTAGGTGATGTCCAGCTGTTCGTCTCTTCAGCAATCGGAGGTGCTATGGTGGGTGAGACGGTTGAAGGGGTGGCCCGGTACCCTATTAACATTCGCTACCCGCAGGATTACCGGAACAGTCCGCAGGCGCTGAAACAGATGCCGATCCTGACCCCGATGAAGCAGCAGATCACGCTGGGCGATGTCGCGGATATTAA
It encodes:
- the silA gene encoding Cu(+)/Ag(+) efflux RND transporter permease subunit SilA gives rise to the protein MIEWIIRRSVANRFLVMMGALFLSIWGTWTIINTPVDALPDLSDVQVIIKTSYPGQAPQIVENQVTYPLTTTMLSVPGAKTVRGFSQFGDSYVYVIFEDGTDLYWARSRVLEYLNQVQGKLPAGVSSEIGPDATGVGWIFEYALVDRNGKHDLSELRSLQDWFLKFELKTIPNVAEVASVGGVVKQYQIQVNPVKLSQYGISLPEVKQALESSNQEAGGSSVEMAEAEYMVRASGYLQSIDDFNNIVLKTGENGVPVYLRDVARVQTGPEMRRGIAELNGQGEVAGGVVILRSGKNARDVITAVRDKLETLKASLPEGVEIVTTYDRSQLIDRAIDNLSSKLLEEFIVVAIVCALFLWHVRSALVAIISLPLGLCIAFIVMHFQGLNANIMSLGGIAIAVGAMVDAAIVMIENAHKRLEEWDHQHPGEQIDNATRWKVITDASVEVGPALFISLLIITLSFIPIFTLEGQEGRLFGPLAFTKTYSMAGAAALAIIVIPILMGFWIRGKIPAETSNPLNRVLIKAYHPLLLRVLHWPKTTLLVAALSIFTVIWPLSQVGGEFLPKINEGDLLYMPSTLPGVSPAEAAALLQTTDKLIKSVPEVASVFGKTGKAETATDSAPLEMVETTIQLKPEDQWRPGMTIDKIIDELDRTVRLPGLANLWVPPIRNRIDMLSTGIKSPIGIKVSGTVLSDIDATAQSIEAVAKTVPGVVSVLAERLEGGRYIDIDINREKASRYGMTVGDVQLFVSSAIGGAMVGETVEGVARYPINIRYPQDYRNSPQALKQMPILTPMKQQITLGDVADINVVSGPTMLKTENARPASWIYVDARGRDMVSVVNDIKTAISEKVKLRPGTSVAFSGQFELLEHANKKLKLMVPMTVMIIFILLYLAFRRVDEALLILMSLPFALVGGIWFLYWQGFHMSVATGTGFIALAGVAAEFGVVMLMYLRHAIEAHPELSRKETFTPEGLDEALYHGAVLRVRPKAMTVAVIIAGLLPILWGTGAGSEVMSRIAAPMIGGMITAPLLSLFIIPAAYKLIWLRRHKKSVS